The DNA region tttggttaaaaaaattaaagggttGGTAACAAAAGCTTCTGTGTGCGtgtcataaaaacaaaacaaaaaaaaaaaacacacacagttccAGGAAGTTAAAATGACTTAAAGTAACATTCAACTGGCTGTCTCCAATTTACTTGTATATACAGGAATGGACGAAAAGAAACTGACAgcattttagaaaacattttatagtacatttgaaaaatatagtAATGTGCCAATGCAACgaagacattttcaaaaatgtgcaaattataagaaacAAAAACCAATCACTGCCACAGGTCTTCTGTGCGTCCAAATTTGAACACTAGGCCTCTGCAAAAGAAAACAGTTTTTgttacttaattcttccaaaaatgtAAATCATTACTTAAATGGGCATTTGAAGATTCCCACTAgttttatattgttgttttttttttggttttactgtTTATAGCACTTAATAAACTACATGACTTTGCATAGGACTAAAGAATACATTAGTATTTAGAAATGAAACTTTTGCAAATTCCAACTATTTTACTTAAAACATCCAAGCATACAAATATTAATACTCACCCAAAAAATATGAAGGCATTCTGAAAAAACACCGCTATACCTGGGTACACCTGTTGCTTCTCTaaggagaaataaaacaaaaagaaaaaattgaagtTGTATCCAATGTAACTCAAGAATTTCCCAACCAACCAGtcccaattgtttttttttttttgtaatcatgcTTACTAAACAATATTGGGACATCCACATTGGTCAAAATATTCATTATAAACCACATTGGGAACAGTGTCCACACAAATGAGAAGTAGTGCTGTGACCTTCATCTTATAAGTCAAGCTTGATGACATCTAATCTTGCTATGATTATTTAGAAGCTTTGGTTTTAACATTTGGTTCTGTATGTCCCCTAAACAATTATATAACACAGagcatacagtgccctccataatgtttgggacaaagacgcaTTGTGCCTTAATTTACCCCTCTGCTTCACACTTCAAAATTAcatatcaaacaattcagatgtgattaaaatgcacactgcagactaatttaagggtatttgcatacacaCTTGTCACATCATGTAGAAACACAACACCTTTTCTACATGGTTCCTCCATTTCAGGACAGCATGATGTTTGGGGCACTGCAATGGCAGCTATataaaagcagtcatatttagtattttgttgcatatcccttacaGGCAATAACTGCTTGAAGCCTGCACTTTATAGACTTCTACAGGTGCCGGGTGTCATCTCTCCTTGGAGGAATATACTAATACTTAAGCAGATGTTtccatacacctcagaattcactgtgcaactgccatcagcagttacatcattgaagaaaagtgtgccagtacctgcgGCTGCCATACATGCCCATGCCATTACAGTCACCACCACCATATTTAAAAGATAAGGTGATACGCTTTGGattttgggcagttccttttagTCTCCACACTTTACTCTTGCCATCACTCATACAGAGGTTAATCTTAGTCTTGGctatccacaagaccttttttagGATTCTGCAGGCTCTATTAAATACTTTTCACAAACagcaatctggccatcctgtttttgtggctaactagtggtttgatCTTGTACTGTGGCCTCTATATTTCTgatcatgaagtcttctgtggatagtcatctctgacacatacacatctgcctcctgaagactttCCGATCTGTCAAACAGGTGTTTGGGTTTTTTTCCTTACATAGTGGAAATTCTTCTGTCATCAACAGTAGAGATCTTCACGGGCAGCCTACCAGTccatttgtgattactgagctcaccagtataCTCTTTCTTGTTAATGGCATTCctgacagttgatttaggtaatccaaaggttttattcttgtttttcagcctcataattgCTTTTTTGACTTTAGTACACCTCGTTGCCAtgctgaacaatggcaactacagattcCTAAgagtagaagcaagctgaggtatcttatgaagcaatgaaacacacccgaGTGTGAATAACCATAAACACATAAACATTATGGTACCCTACAATGGAGGGgctatgtataaaaagtgttgcaaTTTCTACATGATGTGATCACAacgtatgcaaatacccttaaaatgAAGTCTATAATGTGCACATTAATCACATCTAAGTTGACTGATCTGTAATTTTTATCTGTGGAagagtaaataaagaaaaatgtctttgtcccaaacattatggaggacactgtaaaCATAAATGATATTCTATAACTTGTTTCAAAAGTTCAGTTGCAGTATTGTGAAAACACAATGCTTTAAAAAGTTTCAATTATTAATAACACAGATGggatcaattttttttaatttaagagaaatatataaataactaaTTTTTTTGAGAGAGTTCACTTGATCAAGGGCTTCTGTGACTATCATACAAACAATAGTATAGCGTTTTGTAattaatagtttaaaaaattcccaaaatgaaaacattgttcTTGAAGTAGTAAACTTGTTGAAAAGCCTCTGACATTATCATGTACTTTCAAGACAGTAAAAGTCAAGTAGTCCAAACTTCTGTAAACATTACTGTGACCTAAAGCAGTGCTTTCCAAACTATTTCCATGTGTAACTAATGGACactcatttcatgaagctccagaCGTACAGTTCTGGTGCTGATGTTCTTTCTACAGTCAGTCTGAAAATCTGTTGTGAGCGATGCAACAGAAGATAAGAGATTTATACACAATATGAACTTTGGAATTTGGCATCCCCACTCTGAGATTACAAGGTctaccacttcgtggctgagCTGCTGTTGTTCCTAGACACTCCACAATAGTTAAACTTAGAGTGGACCAGGTAAAATCTAACAGAGCAGAATTGTCACATACTGACTTTTAGCAaaagtggcatcctatgacagtgctaCATTTAGAGTAACTGAGCTAATATTTgtcaatggagactgcatggcaatGCATTTGATTTTGTGTGTTAGTTAATGGGTGTGGTCAAAACATCTGAACTTTTTCTTTGTAATGAGACTGtgttaaaacagtttattttactGCTGATAGAACATGGTATATGTACTAACAAGATATATTGATGGAATTCAAACAATCAGCACcctgataaaacaaaaataatgtgtaCCACTCCTGAACACTAAAAATGCAGTCTATGGGGTAAAAAAGCAGAGGAAGTGTCTGCATGAGTACTTTACCAATATGTAAATTAAAAGGAGAAATGATGAGCCAAGGTACACAAACACAATGAGCTAAGGAATCACTCATACCTCAATGTGTCTGCACTAAATCAAAAAGGACACCAAATTCCACAAGACAACAATATTTTCATAATACCCCattctgctttgtcatttttatacGAGTTTATGTGCACAAAGAATTTTGTTTTCATGAAGGGCTGTGTTTTCAAGTGTCAACATTGTTTTCTGCAGTTCAGCTAATTCTTATAGGGAGTTTCCCGATAACCTTACTTTACTGAACTGCAAATCATGGCTTactcattctggccccttaataaACCCATCCCTTATTGGCTAACTCTTTAATCCTTTCACCACCTACAAACTAGTATGTGGTAAGCATAACGGCGCAAAACAGCTGTCGCTTCATCATTTagttggatgctgcacattggtggttgtTGAAGTGGCTTCTCCGTTTTTATGAAAAGTGCTTCAAGCGTCttgaaaaatacaatataaatgcaaagcTGTCTTCTTTTAAGCAGCTGTTCACGTGTCATAAGAACTTCAACCTTTGCAGACTTACAGCAAGCAAAAAACTAGCAACATGAATAATAAGGAGAAGGAATATGAAAAAGCACATACACAGTAGTTCAAGTGTGTATTTGTTCTACATTTAAAGTCAAAAGCGAGTTTGGAACAGCAGCACAGTGAGTTAGAGGAAGCAGACGTGCTGCTTTGTAAGGGGAGCTCAACCTGCTTCATTTGTAGTAATGAGGAAATAACTGATCTTTATCTTTAAAGTACTTAGAAATGACATTTGCAATTAAACAGTGTTTTACAaaagaaagtttattttattgtgaccCACATAATCTAAACATGGCACTTAGTGAGAAATTTAGATTATCTATTTGGCCTAAGTGTTAGTTTACTCTATAATGGACTGTATTCACAGCCAGATTTCATCACTACCTTGCTCCTCTATTAGGGGGTTATGCTCCGACTCCCCACCTTCCTGAATGGTTAGGTGGgtggggaaagaaaaagaaaaaaaaaaaagctaaaataataCTTACGAGGAACAACATAACCTCCAAAAAGAATCCACATGGAAGCAATCAGGGATCCAAAAGCAAGCATGAAACCAATGAACAGCCAGATACGAGCACCTAAAAATAAGGACGACAGCAATGTTCAAAAAAGCAAAGGATGGCACAGTTTTAAAATACAACCTCTAAAGACCAACTATTTGAGACTGACGAGATAATGaacagaaatgtttgaaaaactctttggaataagtccaaacCATACCTGTTTGCCCAAGGCAACCTTCGCTATAACTGTCACCTCGCACCTGTCCATTTGATACTGCATTGATCCTGAAAGGAAAAGTAAGATGATGTGTGGAATTACAATATTTTGTGCAGTCTATTTACACAAAGTTCATAAAAAGTAGTCTTCTTAAAACTATTCACAAGAAAATTGAGGTTAAATATTATTCCATGCTTCCAAATTCAAGAAATCGACAGGCGGCCGTTTGGAAAAAAGAGAGCATGATCTAATCCTTATGAGATGAAGACACTAacgacaaaaaacacacacacacatacacaaacaggaAGCAAATGGTAAAACTGAGAAATGGAAACCTCAGATATCTCGCTCTATCATTAACCAAATGTGTCTTAAATAACAACTTAGAAAAAAGTTATGTACTTAATATAGTATAGAGCAGGATGTAACAGCATTCAAAGAAAACCAATCAACTGCACTCACTCACAATTGTTAAGCACAGAAAGGGAAACTCCAAATGTAACTAACACTTTTTCTTAACTGTAACAGAGACCACAGAAACCAACATATAATGTGTTTTGAATATAGTTGCCTATGATTTTTATATAGCTCCAAAAACTGACAAGACAATGTAAATAACTTGACGATTAAAAACACAATGCTTAAGATAAACGAGCCTTTATCAAGTTGGCCTCAGGTGTGATTTACAATATCAGTCTAGTGTTTCACCTCAAATTGAAAATCTAAAAATCTGGCAGTTATATATTTCATTCAGTCACCAGTGCAGTTATTCAATTACAAAGTACGTCAGGTTCAAATAAATAGGAAAGATTAAGCATGTATGTCTCATTCACTGCAAACAGGCGACTAGCAACCAAATTAAAGTTGATGTGCAAGACCAAAACATAGACTTCTAGGCAAATTTGACCTCAGAAAACATCTAGTGGAATCTCCACTACGgagctgtatattttttattacaaagtattTGCTGCTCaaggatattttaaaatgtacagggagattcacttgaaagaggccctatatattctgttgtaactcctgttaggatgaagcaatctgaaccaaaaaaatacactatataccttgacatatgtgtaatcgattgcattacatgcgatcctggaagtggtttccgttttctgccagacacatttagACAC from Erpetoichthys calabaricus chromosome 14, fErpCal1.3, whole genome shotgun sequence includes:
- the tmem50a gene encoding transmembrane protein 50A — its product is MSGFLDNIRCGECECVDLGEKRNTLASIAAGVLFFTGWWIIIDAAVKYPDMETFNHSYHACGVIATVAFLMINAVSNGQVRGDSYSEGCLGQTGARIWLFIGFMLAFGSLIASMWILFGGYVVPQKQQVYPGIAVFFQNAFIFFGGLVFKFGRTEDLWQ